A genomic region of Drosophila kikkawai strain 14028-0561.14 chromosome X, DkikHiC1v2, whole genome shotgun sequence contains the following coding sequences:
- the LOC108083772 gene encoding acylphosphatase-1: MMSCDFEIQGKLPPEAFELFAAAQALAMGLRGYISQVAEDTWKGVLQGEGKVIEAFKKFIMAAAEYVEAIREFVIKNLKDIEAYTYKTFEVQKK; the protein is encoded by the coding sequence ATGATGTCCTGCGATTTTGAGATTCAAGGCAAGTTGCCACCGGAGGCCTTTGAATTGTTTGCTGCTGCCCAGGCCTTGGCCATGGGACTTCGGGGATACATCAGCCAGGTGGCCGAGGACACCTGGAAGGGTGTACTCCAGGGTGAGGGCAAGGTCATCGAGGcctttaaaaagtttataatgGCTGCCGCCGAATATGTGGAGGCCATCAGGGAGTTTGTCATCAAGAATCTCAAGGACATCGAGGCTTACACCTACAAGACATTTGAAGtgcaaaagaaataa
- the LOC108083898 gene encoding putative uncharacterized protein DDB_G0271606 isoform X1: MSAATHMALPAHSIVPPPPGTPPVITAGPAGGPHSHNPSNSNVKRGHKRSVSLENNAPLALRSTPSLGQSSLGSPLLQFGQGLNPGQPAFHTGTLKSRQEQRRLSQKFGSHSNLDDEGVGLGLGLGLGLGVGLQMRSKFQNIRQMFELSRSCVGNGGGSSGSGGGSEEEAMQSLPATLQPQQQQQQQRRTTPIASGSRAQQQQQQQQLGEAEQTSSGNFLRPIAFKPIPFEPDYRIACQQQQQHQQQLQLQQQQQQQHQQQQQQQQQLQLQQPHHQQHQSLQLPSSEGSAGGTERYGYGSTPSLAPLPPAASQKFGSTTDLRHLAARRRNHRLLQRSSNEDALTLDLLSPGGGHDRPDGASSKSSGGGTVVGSSDLTPSPSDSGISELEAALKDRDSELSYLRQAMEHNEKVIFQVQKDKEVYWEHETQRLRLFYEGQQRECQLKLRKMEQLLGLQQFQLKQHKLRQSEQVSRLQQQLDQARDTSLSLQQQVDALRSQLEDSEWRVCERNGEIALLKTQLKEAHLEINVKDHAIVSLKHSSSNNRNSSSSSSNNCETSKSQSQPKQQVKEEHQQQQHQQQQQHSPELSQHQQQQQHQQQHQQQHQQQLQQQLQQQQQIQQQQKNQQQQQHQQEQLQQQQLQQQQQHQQHQQLQQHQPKSQPDQRQLQKIITLKDQVIGALTSELAKLRKELSDLAIAHEYGEEPCGRYTRLKQQLDNLNEICQKTRKYTNTTTTTPSSPPEVPPKLDLLVQRLQLDQGQVPQQTLDTLIEESTTYAEDIAKLRQKLDDFRLNLELEKRQWCAEKDKVLGYQKQLQAHYIHMYQKLRCLDTQGTAMAGAAGGEVGNGKGLE; the protein is encoded by the exons ATGTCGGCTGCCACGCACATGGCCTTGCCGGCTCACTCCATTGTCCCGCCACCCCCTGGAACGCCACCTGTGATTACCGCTGGACCAGCTGGTGGCCCCCATTCCCATAACCCTTCCAATTCTAATGTGAAGCGCGGTCACAAGCGCAGTGTCTCGCTGGAGAATAATGCTCCTCTGGCCCTGCGTAGCACGCCCAGCCTGGGGCAGTCCTCGCTGGGATCACCTCTGCTGCAGTTTGGCCAAGGGCTGAATCCCGGCCAGCCTGCCTTTCACACGGGCACACTGAAGTCACGGCAGGAGCAGCGGCGTCTGAGCCAGAAATTCGGCAGTCACAGCAATCTCGATGACGAGGGTGTGGGTTTAGGCCTGGGCctgggcttgggcttgggtGTGGGCCTGCAGATGCGCAGCAAGTTCCAGAATATACGTCAGATGTTCGAGCTGAGTCGCAGTTGTGTGGGTAATGGCGGCGGCAGTTCCGGTTCCGGTGGCGGTTCCGAGGAGGAGGCAATGCAATCTTTGCCAGCCACGttgcagccacagcagcagcagcagcagcaaaggcgGACCACGCCCATTGCCAGCGGAAGTcgggcgcagcagcagcagcaacagcaacaactggGCGAGGCGGAACAG ACCAGCAGCGGCAACTTTCTGCGACCAATAGCCTTCAAGCCCATACCATTTGAGCCGGATTATCGCATTGCctgtcagcagcagcaacagcaccagcaacagttgcaattgcagcagcaacagcaacagcaacaccagcagcaacaacagcagcagcagcaattgcagttgcagcagccACACCACCAGCAACATCAATCGCTGCAGCTGCCATCGTCAGAGGGTTCCGCTGGTGGAACGGAGCGTTATGGCTATGGATCAACACCATCGCTGGCCCCCCTGCCGCCGGCAGCCAGCCAGAAGTTTGGCA GCACCACAGATCTGCGTCATCTGGCCGCCCGGCGTCGCAACCATCGCCTCCTGCAACGCTCCAGCAATGAGGATGCCCTAACACTGGACCTACTAAGTCCAGGTGGTGGCCATGACAGACCCGATGGAGCCAGCAG CAAAAGCAGCGGCGGTGGCACAGTGGTGGGCAGCAGCGACCTGACGCCCTCACCCTCGGACTCCGGCATCTCGGAGCTGGAGGCGGCCCTCAAGGATCGCGACTCGGAGCTCTCGTACCTGCGGCAGGCCATGGAGCACAATGAGAAAGTAATTTTCCAAGTACAAAAG GACAAGGAGGTCTACTGGGAGCACGAGACCCAGCGCTTGAGGCTCTTCTATGAGGGCCAGCAAAGAGAGTGCCAGCTGAAGCTGCGCAAAATGGAGCAGCTACTGGGACTGCAGCAGTTCCAGCTGAAGCAGCACAAGCTGCGCCAGTCGGAGCAGGTGAGccggctgcagcagcaattgGATCAGGCTAGGGATACCAGCCTGAgtctgcagcagcaggtggaTGCTTTGAGGTCCCAGTTGGAGGACAGCGAGTGGCGGGTGTGTGAGCGTAATGGAGAGATAGCTTTACTCAAGACGCAGCTCAAGGAGGCGCAT cTGGAAATCAATGTGAAGGATCATGCTATTGTGAGCCTgaagcacagcagcagcaacaacagaaatagcagcagcagcagcagcaacaactgtgAGACATCGAAAAGCCAAAGTCAACCAAAGCAGCAGGTGAAGGAGgaacatcagcagcaacaacatcagcagcagcaacaacattcTCCAGAATTAAGCcaacatcaacagcaacagcaacaccagcagcaacatcaacaacaacatcaacaacaacttcAACAGCAACttcaacaacagcagcaaattcaacaacagcagaaaaatcaacaacagcagcaacatcaacaagaGCAACTTCAACAACAGCAACttcaacaacagcagcaacatcaacagcacCAACAACTTCAACAACATCAACCCAAGTCACAGCCCGACCAGCGACAATTGCAAAAGATCATCACCCTGAAGGATCAGGTCATTGGAGCTTTGACCAGCGAACTGGCCAAGCTGCGCAAGGAACTCTCCGATCTGGCCATTGCCCATGAATATGGCGAAGAGCCATGTGGTCGCTATACACGTCTCAAGCAGCAGTTGGACAATCTCAATGAGATTTGCCAAAAGACAAGGAAATACACCAACACCACCACGACAACACCATCGTCGCCGCCAGAGGTGCCGCCCAAGCTGGATCTTCTGGTGCAGCGATTGCAGTTGGATCAGGGACAGGTGCCGCAGCAAACGCTGGACACGCTCATCGAGGAGTCTACGACATATGCCGAGGACATAGCCAAGTTGAGACAGAAATTAGACGATTTTCGGCTGAATTTGGAGCTGGAGAAGCGTCAGTGGTGTGCGGAGAAGGACAAGGTCCTGGGCTATCAGAAGCAGCTGCAGGCTCACTATATACACATGTACCAGAAGTTAAGATGCCTGGACACGCAGGGAACAGCAATGGCAGGAGCTGCTGGAGGTGAGGTTGGTAATGGGAAGGGATTGGAGTGA
- the LOC108083898 gene encoding putative uncharacterized protein DDB_G0271606 isoform X2 produces MSAATHMALPAHSIVPPPPGTPPVITAGPAGGPHSHNPSNSNVKRGHKRSVSLENNAPLALRSTPSLGQSSLGSPLLQFGQGLNPGQPAFHTGTLKSRQEQRRLSQKFGSHSNLDDEGVGLGLGLGLGLGVGLQMRSKFQNIRQMFELSRSCVGNGGGSSGSGGGSEEEAMQSLPATLQPQQQQQQQRRTTPIASGSRAQQQQQQQQLGEAEQTSSGNFLRPIAFKPIPFEPDYRIACQQQQQHQQQLQLQQQQQQQHQQQQQQQQQLQLQQPHHQQHQSLQLPSSEGSAGGTERYGYGSTPSLAPLPPAASQKFGSTTDLRHLAARRRNHRLLQRSSNEDALTLDLLSPGGGHDRPDGASSKSSGGGTVVGSSDLTPSPSDSGISELEAALKDRDSELSYLRQAMEHNEKDKEVYWEHETQRLRLFYEGQQRECQLKLRKMEQLLGLQQFQLKQHKLRQSEQVSRLQQQLDQARDTSLSLQQQVDALRSQLEDSEWRVCERNGEIALLKTQLKEAHLEINVKDHAIVSLKHSSSNNRNSSSSSSNNCETSKSQSQPKQQVKEEHQQQQHQQQQQHSPELSQHQQQQQHQQQHQQQHQQQLQQQLQQQQQIQQQQKNQQQQQHQQEQLQQQQLQQQQQHQQHQQLQQHQPKSQPDQRQLQKIITLKDQVIGALTSELAKLRKELSDLAIAHEYGEEPCGRYTRLKQQLDNLNEICQKTRKYTNTTTTTPSSPPEVPPKLDLLVQRLQLDQGQVPQQTLDTLIEESTTYAEDIAKLRQKLDDFRLNLELEKRQWCAEKDKVLGYQKQLQAHYIHMYQKLRCLDTQGTAMAGAAGGEVGNGKGLE; encoded by the exons ATGTCGGCTGCCACGCACATGGCCTTGCCGGCTCACTCCATTGTCCCGCCACCCCCTGGAACGCCACCTGTGATTACCGCTGGACCAGCTGGTGGCCCCCATTCCCATAACCCTTCCAATTCTAATGTGAAGCGCGGTCACAAGCGCAGTGTCTCGCTGGAGAATAATGCTCCTCTGGCCCTGCGTAGCACGCCCAGCCTGGGGCAGTCCTCGCTGGGATCACCTCTGCTGCAGTTTGGCCAAGGGCTGAATCCCGGCCAGCCTGCCTTTCACACGGGCACACTGAAGTCACGGCAGGAGCAGCGGCGTCTGAGCCAGAAATTCGGCAGTCACAGCAATCTCGATGACGAGGGTGTGGGTTTAGGCCTGGGCctgggcttgggcttgggtGTGGGCCTGCAGATGCGCAGCAAGTTCCAGAATATACGTCAGATGTTCGAGCTGAGTCGCAGTTGTGTGGGTAATGGCGGCGGCAGTTCCGGTTCCGGTGGCGGTTCCGAGGAGGAGGCAATGCAATCTTTGCCAGCCACGttgcagccacagcagcagcagcagcagcaaaggcgGACCACGCCCATTGCCAGCGGAAGTcgggcgcagcagcagcagcaacagcaacaactggGCGAGGCGGAACAG ACCAGCAGCGGCAACTTTCTGCGACCAATAGCCTTCAAGCCCATACCATTTGAGCCGGATTATCGCATTGCctgtcagcagcagcaacagcaccagcaacagttgcaattgcagcagcaacagcaacagcaacaccagcagcaacaacagcagcagcagcaattgcagttgcagcagccACACCACCAGCAACATCAATCGCTGCAGCTGCCATCGTCAGAGGGTTCCGCTGGTGGAACGGAGCGTTATGGCTATGGATCAACACCATCGCTGGCCCCCCTGCCGCCGGCAGCCAGCCAGAAGTTTGGCA GCACCACAGATCTGCGTCATCTGGCCGCCCGGCGTCGCAACCATCGCCTCCTGCAACGCTCCAGCAATGAGGATGCCCTAACACTGGACCTACTAAGTCCAGGTGGTGGCCATGACAGACCCGATGGAGCCAGCAG CAAAAGCAGCGGCGGTGGCACAGTGGTGGGCAGCAGCGACCTGACGCCCTCACCCTCGGACTCCGGCATCTCGGAGCTGGAGGCGGCCCTCAAGGATCGCGACTCGGAGCTCTCGTACCTGCGGCAGGCCATGGAGCACAATGAGAAA GACAAGGAGGTCTACTGGGAGCACGAGACCCAGCGCTTGAGGCTCTTCTATGAGGGCCAGCAAAGAGAGTGCCAGCTGAAGCTGCGCAAAATGGAGCAGCTACTGGGACTGCAGCAGTTCCAGCTGAAGCAGCACAAGCTGCGCCAGTCGGAGCAGGTGAGccggctgcagcagcaattgGATCAGGCTAGGGATACCAGCCTGAgtctgcagcagcaggtggaTGCTTTGAGGTCCCAGTTGGAGGACAGCGAGTGGCGGGTGTGTGAGCGTAATGGAGAGATAGCTTTACTCAAGACGCAGCTCAAGGAGGCGCAT cTGGAAATCAATGTGAAGGATCATGCTATTGTGAGCCTgaagcacagcagcagcaacaacagaaatagcagcagcagcagcagcaacaactgtgAGACATCGAAAAGCCAAAGTCAACCAAAGCAGCAGGTGAAGGAGgaacatcagcagcaacaacatcagcagcagcaacaacattcTCCAGAATTAAGCcaacatcaacagcaacagcaacaccagcagcaacatcaacaacaacatcaacaacaacttcAACAGCAACttcaacaacagcagcaaattcaacaacagcagaaaaatcaacaacagcagcaacatcaacaagaGCAACTTCAACAACAGCAACttcaacaacagcagcaacatcaacagcacCAACAACTTCAACAACATCAACCCAAGTCACAGCCCGACCAGCGACAATTGCAAAAGATCATCACCCTGAAGGATCAGGTCATTGGAGCTTTGACCAGCGAACTGGCCAAGCTGCGCAAGGAACTCTCCGATCTGGCCATTGCCCATGAATATGGCGAAGAGCCATGTGGTCGCTATACACGTCTCAAGCAGCAGTTGGACAATCTCAATGAGATTTGCCAAAAGACAAGGAAATACACCAACACCACCACGACAACACCATCGTCGCCGCCAGAGGTGCCGCCCAAGCTGGATCTTCTGGTGCAGCGATTGCAGTTGGATCAGGGACAGGTGCCGCAGCAAACGCTGGACACGCTCATCGAGGAGTCTACGACATATGCCGAGGACATAGCCAAGTTGAGACAGAAATTAGACGATTTTCGGCTGAATTTGGAGCTGGAGAAGCGTCAGTGGTGTGCGGAGAAGGACAAGGTCCTGGGCTATCAGAAGCAGCTGCAGGCTCACTATATACACATGTACCAGAAGTTAAGATGCCTGGACACGCAGGGAACAGCAATGGCAGGAGCTGCTGGAGGTGAGGTTGGTAATGGGAAGGGATTGGAGTGA